A stretch of the Xyrauchen texanus isolate HMW12.3.18 chromosome 20, RBS_HiC_50CHRs, whole genome shotgun sequence genome encodes the following:
- the LOC127660978 gene encoding galectin-3-binding protein A-like gives MYLLWPLLFLHVSARHWTLFDEQLKPKRQGRVRLVGDLPSSGRVEVYHDGQWGSVCDDGWELAEAQVVCRQLGFPGAVSATAGGQYGEGSGPIWLDDVNCKGSENSLSDCCFKGWAVTDCTHKEDAGVVCETGKNMSGIHQVYVDNSLGLSDDLGVLFDSGDGCDISIYVRDLSEDAELTFCVHSLILMAYSKLNITHNPENFTVEVSQTCHPHVPDFLRYLYTRQVEVSITSAQCLHQLAYIFGVKKLMEDVGRVFTLLIPEDNSFQTQVSMYEYGVRTGDIVLQENVLQYLSWNCEFLISSPVWSTLSFHMMDALLLRSDLVVRDEAFLLEALESWIQDKDVAVSPEQQVSLLNHIRFLLVPVDKLYDLLYSSSILRQNHEKLYLTGLLKGFQFNALPFSKIRKQLDNISDEYLPRIYTAAELSVFINDTIANYQTSHYYYGQNNRIQTLSAPVHTSAIFKDQNIQWQAQVFLSMQECSYYGFTCDSLPVAKFFRYNNMYDYASTIRYNNRLILSCKNVNKVFHVQDFKNDVAVIPNNSSMGLPNPCPDDYSFRFVVRPEYI, from the exons ATGTATCTTTTATGGCCTCTGCTGTTTCTTCATGTTTCAGCACGGCACTGGACTCTGTTTG ATGAACAGTTAAAGCCTAAACGGCAGGGCAGAGTGAGATTGGTGGGTGATCTGCCTTCCTCTGGTCGTGTGGAGGTGTATCACGATGGACAGTGGGGTTCAGTGTGTGATGATGGATGGGAACTTGCTGAAGCTCAGGTGGTGTGTCGTCAGCTGGGTTTTCCTGGAGCTGTATCAGCAACAGCTGGAGGACAATATGGTGAAG GCTCTGGTCCGATCTGGCTGGATGATGTAAACTGTAAAGGCTCGGAGAACTCATTGTCTGATTGCTGCTTCAAAGGTTGGGCTGTCACTGACTGCACACATAAAGAAGATGCAGGAGTTGTCTGTGAAACTG GTAAAAACATGAGCGGCATTCATCAGGTCTATGTGGACAACAGTCTGGGTTTGTCTGATGATCTTGGCGTTCTGTttgacagtggagatggttgtgatATCAGCATTTATGTACGTGACCTCAGTGAAGATGCAGAATTAACCTTTTGTGTGCACAGTTTGATCCTCATGGCTTATTCAAAATTAAACATAACACACAACCCTGAAAACTTCACAGTGGAGGTCAGCCAGACGTGCCATCCTCATGTCCCTGATTTTCTCAG gtattTGTACACTAGGCAGGTTGAGGTTTCCATCACATCGGCCCAATGCCTCCATCAGCTGGCTTATATCTTTGGAGTGAAGAAGCTTATGGAGGATGTTGGCAGGGTCTTCACTTTACTCATTCCTGAAGACAACAGCTTCCAGACCCAAGTGTCCATGTACGAGTATGGTGTCCGCACGGGCGATATTGTTCTGCAGGAGAATGTCCTTCAGTACCTTTCCTGGAACTGTGAGTTCCTCATCAGTTCTCCGGTGTGGAGCACCCTCTCCTTTCACATGATGGACGCTCTTCTGTTGCGCTCAGACCTGGTTGTCAGGGATGAAGCTTTTCTTCTTGAAGCACTGGAGAGCTGGATCCAAGACAAAGATGTTGCAGTTAGTCCAGAACAACAGGTCAGTCTCCTGAATCACATCCGCTTCCTGTTGGTCCCAGTTGATAAACTCTATGACCTGCTGTATAGCTCAAGCATTCTCCGTCAGAATCACGAGAAACTGTATCTAACTGGCTTGCTCAAAGGCTTTCAGTTCAACGCTCTTCCATTCTCTAAGATCAGGAAGCAGCTGGACAACATCAGCGATGAGTATCTGCCCAGAATCTACACTGCAGCTGAGTTGAGTGTATTCATCAATGACACCATAGCCAATTATCAGACCAGTCACTACTACTATGGGCAAAATAACAGAATCCAAACTCTCTCAGCTCCTGTACACACTAGTGCTATTTTCAAAGACCAAAATATCCAATGGCAAGCGCAGGTTTTTCTTAGCATGCAAGAGTGCTCTTATTATGGTTTTACATGTGATTCTCTTCCTGTTGCGAAATTCTTCCGCTATAACAATATGTACGATTACGCCAGCACCATTCGCTACAACAACAGGTTGATTCTCagctgtaaaaatgtaaacaaagtctTTCATGTTCAAGATTTCAAAAATGATGTGGCGGTGATTCCTAACAACAGCAGTATGGGCCTGCCGAACCCCTGTCCTGATGACTACAGTTTTAGATTTGTAGTGCGTCCAGAGTATATCTGA